CTAACTCATTAAATAAACGAATAACATCTTCTTTTTGAGTTAAATCAAATGTATTTGTTTTGGGCTGAATATACCATGTGCTTAATGTATTCTCACTCACTCTACAAACAACAAGTTGGTTTTTGAATCTTTTTTCTACTGTAGAATGTTTTCGCAATATACTTTCCCATACAACATCACTGAATTGGTCTATAATAGCTTCTACTTTTGACATATCTGTCTTTTTTAAGGCCTCCCATTCATTAGCAGGAATTCCATTCACCACTAGAAATTCAATAAATTCTTTTTCTAAATCTTTTAGATCTGTTAAAGAAAGACGTGCATATTTCATGTGCTCCAATGCTTAATTTGGGTAACAAAGGTAAGATAAATGAATGAAGTAAAATATGCTTTAAAAGTCTCTATTTCTAAAAATTCGATTATTTTTGAAGAACTGTAACAAAGAATATGATACGCATAGAAAATATCACTAAGTATTACAATCACCAATTGATATTAAATGATATTTCATTTACGTTAGAGAAAGGTAAAATCGTTGGTTTATTAGGACCGAATGGTGCAGGAAAAACCACGTTGATGCGTATTATTAATCGTATTATTCAACAGGATAAAGGACATATTTCTTTTGACGAACAATTATTTAAAGAGAAACATCTTGCTGAAATTGGATATCTTCCTGAAGAAAGGGGTTTATATCCTTCTATGACTGTAGAAAAACAAATTTTGTTCATTGGTCAATTAAGAGGTCTCACCAAGAGTGAAGCAAGGACACAAATGGAAGCTTGGTTGAATAAATTTGAGATTGCTTCTTGGAAAAAGAAACGTATTGAGGAACTCTCTAAGGGAATGGCTCAGAAAATCCAATTTATCTGTACAGTTCTACACGAGCCTTCTATATTAATTCTAGATGAACCATTCAGCGGTTTTGATCCGTTGAATATTGAATTGATTCGAAAGGAATTGCTGAGCATGAAAGAAAAAGGGAAGACCATTATTATTTCTACTCATAACATGAATAATGTAGAGGAATTGTGTGATGAGGTTATTCTAATTAATAAAGGAGAAATCGTTCTTCAAGGAAGAGTACATGAATTACGCGAACAATATAAAGATGGAATGTATAAAATTACTTTCCAAGGCAATATGATTGCTTTTGCAAATGCGCTGTGGGTGGGTTACGAGATTGTAGATAAGGAAGTGCAAGGAGATGATGTCTTTACAGTTTATTTAAAGATGAGAAAGGAAAATGAAATCAATGACCTTTTGAGAGATGTTATGAATGCAATTCATATTATTGGGGTAGAAGAGGTTTTACCTCGTATGGAAACTATTTTTATTCAATCTATTCAAAAACAAGCGGTAAATGAATAAGATAGCACTTATAGCAAAACGTGAAATAGCTGAACGCTTGGGAAGTCGTTCTTTTCGTGCGTTTATGATATTGGGACCTATTCTCGTCCTTGCCGCTCTATATCTGTTTTTCGCCTTAACAACTTCTACAAAAAAAGATTGGAATGTTCTTATCATGGATAAAAATGAGCTTCTAAAAGGAAAATTAACTCCATCTCACCCAAAGGATATGACATTTGATTTTATCAATGCTTTTGTGGAATACGATGAATTTGCCAATCTGTCTCAATTTAAGAAATATGATTTAGCCGTTACTATTAATGAAAAAGTGATTAGTAATAAACATGTTACTATCTTGTATAAAGAGTATCCCCCGTTGAATGTTCAGCGAAAATTAGTCTATTTCTTAGAACGTAGGGTAGAAGAATTAATGGTGGAGCAATTCACTGATTTGCCCATAGAGAAGTTTAGAGAGATTAAACAATCACTTGCATTTCACTTGATAGATGCCAATGATCCACGAAATGAAAAGTCTAACACGGCTAGTTGGGTGGGCTTTGCTTTTGGGACGCTCATCTTCTTATTTATTTTCTCTTTTGGAATGACTATCTTACGTAGTGTATCACGAGAGAAAACCAATAGAGTGGTAGAAGTATTATTATCTAGTGTAAAGGCACGACAATTATTATCAGGCAAAGTAATAGGAATAGGTATTGCTGCGATTCTACAGTTCCTTGTGTGGATACTGGTAATAGGTGTGGGACTTTATGTATTTCGAGAGACACTCTTTCCGGACCTATTCAGTGGAAAATTTATTGCTCAAGAGATTGTAAAAGATAATTTGGATGAAGCTGTTTTTAACCAAAGCCCTTTTGTTGATTTGATTTATAAGGATATTCAATATGGGAATATGTTGCTATTTTTCCTTCTGTTTTTTATCGGAGGCTATCTTTTTTATGGCTCTTTTTATGCTATGTTGGGAGCTTCTGTGGGTTCTGAGTCAGATGGGCAACAATTTGTGATTCCACTCACTATCTTGATTTTATTATCGGTTGCTTCGGGTTATTATTTAATTTACTATCCATCAATAAATTTAGAGATGTGGCTTGGATTTATACCTTTCACATCGCCCATGATTATGATGATTAAACTCTCGAATGGTTTTGATTCAGGGGATTCTTGGCAATTGTTCTTGTCCTTATTTATCCTGATTATTTCAGCTTATGGAATGTTGGTTTTAGCTGGAAGAATTTATAAAAATGGACTGCTACGTTATAATCACCGTTTAAAATTTGTCATGTTGCTCAAATGGATGAAAAAGAGCTAGCAAATTGTAGTAAATGGGGAGTGATGTCGTGGTTATGAGAAAGCATACATTCATTCCCCAGCTTCCATAAAAGAAGACATGATTTCAGATTACCATAGAAAAGATTAAATATACCCGTTGTGTATTTACATATTTAATTTGTAAAGATGTACGAAATAGGAATGATTTATAAATAGACCCCGAGCAGCCAAGGCTCTCGGGGTGACAATTGTATGGGCAGCTGACGGTCGGCTTTGCCGACCGCCTTACTCACTCTGTGTATTGTCACCCCGACGGACGAAGGAGTGTCGGGGTCTATGAACATAATCTGTATTTTATTTTAAATGCACAATAAGTTAAATATACTTTAAAAGCAAAATCTCTTATTTTTGCTCCAAATTAACAAACGAATGATTCAAACCATTGATTGTATTCTAACTCCTGAGCAGGCAAAAGATGTTGTATTTATTGAGAAACATCTTAGAAGATTGCTGAAATTTAATGGAGACATATTTGAATACCGTTGGTTAAAACGTTCTATTGATGCGCGAAAGAAAGATATTAAGATAAATGCTCGTTTTGAGGTGGCATTGGATGAAGAGTTACCTCAACCCAAGCCATATTTTATTCCACAGAATGTTTCAGAATCTCCAGAAGTGGTTATTATTGGAGCTGGACCTGCGGGGTTATTTGCAGCGCTACATGCTATCGAATTGGGTTTAAAACCTATTGTGTATGAGCGTGGAAAAGACGTTAAGGAACGCCGCCGCGATTTGGCTAAAATCACTAAAGAGCAGCGCATTAATCCTGAATCTAATTACTGTTTTGGAGAAGGAGGAGCTGGCACTTACTCTGATGGGAAACTCTATACTCGCTCTAAAAAAAGAGGAGATATTCAAAAAGCTTTAGAATGGTTTGTTCATTTTGGTGCGCCTGAGGACATTCTGATAAATGCGCATCCACATATCGGGACTAACAAACTTCCTTCTATCATTGTTTCAATGCGAGAAACAATTATTCAGTCGGGTGGAGAAGTTCATTTTAATGCTAAGTTGACAGATATATTTATTGAAGATAAAAGAATACAAGGAATAGAAATAAACAATCAAGCTCGAATCTCGTGTAAATATCTTGTCCTGGCTACTGGACATTCGGCTCG
The DNA window shown above is from Brumimicrobium sp. and carries:
- a CDS encoding DUF6495 family protein, which codes for MKYARLSLTDLKDLEKEFIEFLVVNGIPANEWEALKKTDMSKVEAIIDQFSDVVWESILRKHSTVEKRFKNQLVVCRVSENTLSTWYIQPKTNTFDLTQKEDVIRLFNELDMHDIRKQTDKINKSAAEQLFDLIKLGFYLVLEEDYKMLK
- a CDS encoding ATP-binding cassette domain-containing protein, giving the protein MIRIENITKYYNHQLILNDISFTLEKGKIVGLLGPNGAGKTTLMRIINRIIQQDKGHISFDEQLFKEKHLAEIGYLPEERGLYPSMTVEKQILFIGQLRGLTKSEARTQMEAWLNKFEIASWKKKRIEELSKGMAQKIQFICTVLHEPSILILDEPFSGFDPLNIELIRKELLSMKEKGKTIIISTHNMNNVEELCDEVILINKGEIVLQGRVHELREQYKDGMYKITFQGNMIAFANALWVGYEIVDKEVQGDDVFTVYLKMRKENEINDLLRDVMNAIHIIGVEEVLPRMETIFIQSIQKQAVNE
- a CDS encoding ABC transporter permease, whose protein sequence is MNKIALIAKREIAERLGSRSFRAFMILGPILVLAALYLFFALTTSTKKDWNVLIMDKNELLKGKLTPSHPKDMTFDFINAFVEYDEFANLSQFKKYDLAVTINEKVISNKHVTILYKEYPPLNVQRKLVYFLERRVEELMVEQFTDLPIEKFREIKQSLAFHLIDANDPRNEKSNTASWVGFAFGTLIFLFIFSFGMTILRSVSREKTNRVVEVLLSSVKARQLLSGKVIGIGIAAILQFLVWILVIGVGLYVFRETLFPDLFSGKFIAQEIVKDNLDEAVFNQSPFVDLIYKDIQYGNMLLFFLLFFIGGYLFYGSFYAMLGASVGSESDGQQFVIPLTILILLSVASGYYLIYYPSINLEMWLGFIPFTSPMIMMIKLSNGFDSGDSWQLFLSLFILIISAYGMLVLAGRIYKNGLLRYNHRLKFVMLLKWMKKS